A stretch of Streptomyces vietnamensis DNA encodes these proteins:
- a CDS encoding helix-turn-helix domain-containing protein: MQTFARGAAVWGVACPQGPSRVAGVRMAGFRVRDLEALRIVPYPAVTLLLEFGAGSPVLDGAAGRLQRGSFVAGSGLGSGGAVWARGENVECVQVRLSPVVAGAVLGVPPAELDGAVVSLEDVWGREASRIRERLHDESSWQARFALTDALLARRYEAGPPVDPEVAWVWRRMVAGHGLARVDGLAAEVGWSRKRLWSRFGSQLGLPPKRAMKLVRFDRAAHRLVAGDRAARVAAETGYADQSHLHREVMAFTGATPTAVADELFLAVDDLAWPGRGTTSVPHAALPV; the protein is encoded by the coding sequence ATGCAGACCTTCGCGCGCGGTGCGGCGGTGTGGGGTGTCGCGTGCCCGCAGGGGCCGAGCCGGGTGGCCGGTGTCCGCATGGCCGGGTTCCGCGTCCGTGACCTGGAGGCGCTCCGGATCGTCCCGTACCCGGCCGTCACGCTTCTGCTGGAGTTCGGCGCCGGTTCGCCCGTCCTCGACGGTGCCGCGGGGCGCCTGCAGCGGGGGAGCTTCGTCGCCGGGTCCGGGCTCGGGTCCGGAGGCGCGGTGTGGGCGCGGGGAGAGAACGTCGAGTGCGTGCAGGTGCGTCTGTCCCCGGTGGTCGCGGGCGCGGTCCTGGGCGTCCCGCCCGCCGAACTGGACGGCGCCGTCGTGTCGTTGGAGGACGTGTGGGGCAGGGAGGCGTCACGGATCCGTGAGCGGCTCCATGACGAATCGTCGTGGCAGGCTCGCTTCGCGCTGACGGACGCGCTGCTCGCCCGCCGGTACGAGGCGGGGCCGCCGGTGGATCCGGAGGTGGCCTGGGTCTGGCGCCGGATGGTCGCCGGCCATGGCCTGGCCCGGGTCGACGGACTCGCGGCCGAGGTCGGGTGGAGCCGCAAGCGGTTGTGGTCCCGGTTCGGGTCGCAGCTCGGCCTGCCGCCCAAGCGCGCCATGAAGCTGGTCCGCTTCGACCGTGCCGCCCACCGCCTGGTCGCGGGTGACCGCGCGGCCCGCGTCGCGGCCGAGACCGGTTACGCCGACCAGTCCCATCTGCACCGGGAGGTCATGGCGTTCACCGGGGCGACCCCCACCGCCGTGGCCGACGAGCTGTTCCTCGCCGTGGACGACCTCGCGTGGCCCGGTCGCGGAACGACCTCCGTGCCCCACGCAGCCCTGCCGGTGTGA
- a CDS encoding alpha/beta fold hydrolase codes for MTTAPEGDPYVNGGAETPEGSLLPLDDGALHVSQDGPRDAPALLLVHGSASSSRSWNPMVPLLTGAHRVIRIDLLGHGRSAKPADRSYAIPDQARRAGAALDRLGVERAVVVGHSSGGTVVTALAEERPDLVTALALVNTGPGLSAFIAPPESAAIDPSQWPPTDEQLRLFASTAFSRAGYRIPEELLDDVRAMTHHTLTATMLATRSYLEQRALPSRLSVLGKPLLVVFGEDDRRWRSSSAAEYRAVPGAQVELLPGLGHSPLLEDPPRTAAPLLAFAAMHE; via the coding sequence ATGACCACTGCTCCCGAAGGCGATCCGTACGTGAACGGCGGCGCCGAGACCCCCGAGGGTTCCCTCCTGCCGCTGGACGACGGCGCCCTCCACGTGTCCCAGGACGGCCCCCGCGACGCCCCCGCACTCCTCCTCGTCCACGGGTCCGCTTCCTCGTCCCGCTCGTGGAACCCGATGGTCCCGCTGCTGACCGGAGCCCACCGCGTCATCCGGATCGACCTCCTCGGGCACGGCCGGTCGGCGAAACCGGCCGACCGCAGCTATGCGATCCCGGACCAGGCGCGCCGGGCGGGCGCGGCACTGGACCGGCTCGGTGTCGAGCGCGCCGTGGTCGTCGGCCACTCCAGCGGCGGCACGGTCGTCACCGCCCTCGCCGAAGAACGGCCCGACCTGGTGACCGCACTCGCGCTCGTCAACACCGGCCCCGGCCTGAGCGCCTTCATCGCACCACCGGAATCCGCCGCGATCGACCCCTCACAGTGGCCGCCGACGGACGAGCAGCTCCGGCTGTTCGCGAGCACGGCCTTCAGCCGCGCGGGCTACCGGATCCCGGAAGAGCTCCTGGACGACGTACGCGCGATGACTCACCACACGCTCACCGCGACGATGCTGGCCACCCGCTCCTACCTGGAGCAGCGGGCACTGCCGTCCCGCCTCTCGGTCCTCGGCAAGCCGCTCCTGGTGGTCTTCGGCGAGGACGACCGCAGGTGGCGGTCCTCGTCCGCCGCCGAATACCGCGCCGTTCCGGGCGCGCAGGTCGAGCTGCTGCCCGGACTCGGGCACTCGCCCCTGCTCGAGGATCCGCCGCGGACCGCCGCTCCCCTGCTGGCCTTCGCCGCGATGCACGAATGA
- a CDS encoding AAA family ATPase has translation MTDQAVAAAGSRRFFGRQRELKALRADIERTGLDTLTGRKAPRARVLLIAGKPGSGRTALAEELAAGLADRYPDGVFRARLTEPGGDPVPTARVAQELLAALGVAEPPGAGEDELTELVRGALADRRAVLLLDDAVDAEQADPLIPDNPDALVIGVARGPLTGIPDVRPCTLGGLDPKSAIELLTAFTGSVRITVDPQAAETLVEECGGLPAAVVLAGGWLSVQPKASVADLAKRLRGLSGDPLTRAFLLAHEALPATAARILRFLALAPLGRADAHTASALAGCSVSAATTTLADFAALGLVSGGEDGQYEVRAHLVPLLRAQLEERDRPAEVQLARARMLERTVRLLQSCRAVTEPEGSSARRKLAGLPRALRFPSAAAAAAWLDSRQAVLLASARLAVADGELDTLARRLVASLVRALAAHRGAEAAAPELYGLHRLVLDVAERRGLHREQAAALLNLADLDARTGRTKDALLRYRSALDAGRRANDPYAIGRAMESVGGSYQELGDWQRAGDWYGRALAQRLARDERADQARLYARLGAVQTYAGRYGEALRSWRAAAAGYRRLSDLPGYARALSEAARVQEYAGRPEESLRTCEEAVEWARRAQDTRLQAALQLRLADTLDRLGDPAAAGLHRSAAERLLETEPSAYEIRSGSVED, from the coding sequence GTGACGGATCAGGCTGTGGCGGCGGCCGGCAGCCGGCGGTTCTTCGGTCGGCAGCGGGAGTTGAAGGCCCTGCGCGCCGACATCGAGCGGACCGGCCTCGACACCCTCACCGGCCGCAAGGCGCCCCGCGCCCGGGTCCTGCTCATCGCCGGCAAGCCCGGATCCGGACGGACCGCCCTCGCCGAGGAGCTGGCCGCCGGGCTCGCCGACCGTTACCCCGACGGAGTCTTCCGCGCCCGTCTCACCGAGCCCGGCGGCGACCCCGTCCCCACCGCGCGGGTCGCGCAGGAACTGCTCGCCGCGCTCGGCGTCGCCGAACCCCCCGGGGCCGGGGAGGACGAGTTGACCGAGCTCGTCAGGGGCGCGCTCGCCGACCGCCGGGCCGTTCTGCTCCTCGACGACGCCGTCGACGCCGAGCAGGCCGACCCCCTCATCCCCGACAACCCCGACGCCCTGGTCATCGGGGTCGCCCGCGGGCCCCTCACCGGCATCCCCGACGTACGGCCCTGCACCCTCGGCGGGCTCGACCCCAAGTCGGCCATCGAGCTCCTCACCGCCTTCACCGGCTCCGTCCGCATCACCGTCGACCCGCAGGCCGCCGAGACCCTCGTCGAGGAGTGCGGGGGGCTGCCCGCCGCGGTCGTCCTCGCCGGCGGCTGGCTGTCCGTCCAGCCGAAGGCCTCCGTCGCCGACCTCGCCAAGCGGCTGCGCGGGCTCAGCGGCGATCCCCTCACCCGGGCCTTCCTGCTCGCCCACGAGGCGCTGCCCGCCACCGCCGCCCGGATACTGCGATTCCTCGCCCTGGCCCCGCTGGGCCGGGCCGACGCCCACACCGCCTCCGCCCTGGCCGGCTGCTCGGTCTCGGCGGCCACGACGACCCTCGCCGACTTCGCCGCCCTGGGGCTCGTCTCGGGCGGCGAGGACGGACAGTACGAGGTGCGCGCGCATCTCGTCCCCCTCCTTCGCGCCCAGCTGGAGGAGCGCGACCGGCCCGCCGAGGTGCAGCTCGCCCGGGCCCGGATGCTGGAGCGGACCGTACGGCTCCTCCAGTCCTGCCGTGCGGTCACCGAACCCGAGGGCTCGTCCGCCCGCCGGAAGCTGGCCGGGCTGCCGCGTGCCCTGCGTTTCCCGAGCGCGGCCGCGGCCGCCGCCTGGCTGGACTCCCGGCAGGCCGTGCTCCTCGCCTCCGCCCGGCTCGCCGTGGCCGACGGAGAGCTCGACACCCTTGCGCGCCGGCTCGTCGCCTCGCTCGTCAGGGCGCTCGCCGCGCACCGGGGCGCCGAGGCCGCCGCCCCCGAGCTGTACGGCCTGCACCGGCTCGTCCTGGACGTGGCCGAACGGCGCGGGCTGCACCGCGAGCAGGCCGCCGCCCTGCTCAACCTGGCCGATCTCGACGCCAGGACCGGCAGGACGAAGGACGCTCTGCTGCGATATCGGTCGGCTTTGGATGCCGGACGCAGAGCAAATGACCCGTACGCCATCGGTCGCGCAATGGAATCCGTAGGTGGTTCCTATCAGGAGCTGGGGGACTGGCAGCGGGCCGGCGACTGGTACGGGCGGGCCCTCGCCCAGCGCCTCGCCCGGGACGAGCGCGCCGACCAGGCCCGGCTGTACGCCCGCCTCGGAGCCGTACAGACCTATGCGGGGCGGTACGGGGAGGCCCTGCGGAGCTGGCGGGCCGCCGCGGCCGGCTACCGGAGGCTCTCCGATCTCCCGGGCTACGCAAGGGCGTTGAGCGAGGCGGCCCGGGTCCAGGAGTACGCCGGACGGCCCGAGGAATCCCTGCGGACCTGCGAGGAAGCGGTGGAGTGGGCCCGCCGGGCCCAGGACACGCGGCTGCAGGCCGCGCTCCAGCTGCGTCTCGCCGACA